One Sporomusaceae bacterium FL31 DNA window includes the following coding sequences:
- the yncE gene encoding hypothetical protein, whose product MLKRGVSFQIPNEYGKHLSQILEPLDCTPYNWKIECSTEVWKRVYGQQDEDLFDNVNVVDGVIFDELIKSNIYYVIFTTLKAFPKGTHLRNFNTYEEFLKSDCELCLLIADCCYVELYCKNLTTLEKLYDNARAKEYERIKCIDENDPRTKMCT is encoded by the coding sequence TTGCTGAAGCGTGGAGTTAGCTTTCAAATTCCTAATGAATACGGAAAACACTTATCACAAATACTTGAACCGCTTGATTGTACACCGTATAATTGGAAAATCGAATGTAGTACAGAAGTATGGAAACGGGTGTATGGCCAACAAGATGAGGATTTATTTGATAATGTAAACGTTGTTGACGGAGTAATCTTTGATGAGTTGATAAAGAGTAACATCTATTATGTGATTTTTACAACTTTAAAGGCATTTCCGAAGGGGACGCACTTACGTAATTTTAATACATATGAGGAGTTTCTAAAAAGCGATTGCGAATTATGTTTGTTAATTGCAGATTGCTGTTATGTTGAATTATATTGTAAAAATCTTACCACTCTAGAAAAACTTTATGATAACGCTAGAGCTAAGGAATACGAAAGAATTAAGTGCATCGATGAAAATGACCCCAGAACAAAAATGTGTACCTAA